A region from the Lolium perenne isolate Kyuss_39 chromosome 4, Kyuss_2.0, whole genome shotgun sequence genome encodes:
- the LOC127349250 gene encoding NAC domain-containing protein 22-like, whose amino-acid sequence MAVSVASPTMEIEQDLPGFRFHPTEEELLGFYLSRVALGQKLHIDIIGTLNIYRHDPWDLPGMAKIGEREWYFFVPRDRKAGSGGRPNRTTEKGFWKATGSDRAIRSTGDPKRIIGLKKTLVFYQGRAPRGTKTDWVMNEYRLPDHAAGSAPPREDTVLCKVYRKATPLRELEQRASAMEEMMLQRPGGCDGGYGGAARACPVQAATSAADDYLSFSDDVQDNFLFHSTWPSSAAPSGINKNDAAPREAKKEAADADVATVIVASASSLPQAANTPCNFQLPEANPLCNFQLPEANPPCDLQLPAANTPCNFQLPEANPPCSVQLPAANPPSVQLPAGNQPRSFQLPAANPPSSFQLPAANPPSNLQLPTANPPRSFQLPPANPPCNIQLPAANPPRSFPLPVASPRCSLQLPAANPPRSFPLPVASPRCSLQLPAARNGVFDLPSLQLPAAGHGVLEWLQDPFLTQLRSPWQDQHCMSPYAHLLYY is encoded by the coding sequence ATGGCAGTGTCAGTAGCGTCGCCGACCATGGAGATCGAGCAGGACCTCCCCGGCTTCCGGTTCCACCCCACGGAGGAGGAGCTCCTCGGCTTTTACCTCTCCCGCGTCGCCCTCGGACAGAAGCTCCACATCGACATCATCGGCACCCTCAACATCTACCGCCACGACCCCTGGGACCTCCCCGGGATGGCCAAGATCGGCGAGAGGGAGTGGTACTTCTTCGTGCCTCGTGATCGGAAGGCGGGCAGCGGCGGCCGGCCGAACCGGACGACGGAGAAGGGCTTCTGGAAGGCGACGGGGTCGGACAGGGCTATCCGGAGCACCGGGGACCCCAAGCGAATCATCGGGCTCAAGAAGACGCTCGTCTTCTACCAGGGCCGCGCGCCAAGGGGCACCAAGACGGACTGGGTCATGAACGAGTACCGCCTCCCTGACCACGCCGCCGGCTCCGCGCCGCCCAGGGAGGACACGGTATTGTGCAAGGTATATCGGAAGGCCACGCCGCTCAGGGAGCTCGAGCAGAGAGCTTCCGCGATGGAGGAGATGATGCTGCAGAGGCCCGGCGGCTGCGACGGAGGgtacggcggcgcggccagagcgtGCCCGGTCCAGGCCGCCACCTCCGCTGCCGACGACTACCTGTCGTTCTCTGACGATGTCCAGGACAATTTCCTGTTCCACTCCACTTGGCCGTCGTCGGCGGCGCCGTCTGGCATTAACAAGAACGACGCCGCGCCCAGGGAAGCCAAGAAGGAGGCGGCAGACGCAGATGTCGCCACGGTCATAGTGGCGTCTGCGTCGTCTCTGCCGCAAGCGGCGAACACACCCTGCAACTTCCAGCTCCCGGAGGCGAACCCACTCTGCAATTTCCAGCTCCCAGAGGCGAACCCACCCTGCGACCTCCAGCTCCCGGCGGCGAACACGCCCTGCAACTTCCAGCTCCCGGAGGCGAACCCGCCCTGCAGCGTCCAGCTCCCGGCGGCGAACCCGCCCAGCGTCCAGCTCCCGGCGGGGAACCAGCCACGCAGCTTCCAGCTACCGGCGGCAAACCCACCCTCCAGCTTCCAGCTCCCGGCGGCGAATCCACCCAGCAATCTCCAGCTCCCAACGGCGAACCCGCCGCGCAGCTTCCAGCTACCGCCGGCAAACCCACCCTGCAACATCCAGCTCCCGGCGGCGAACCCACCGCGCAGCTTCCCGCTCCCGGTGGCGAGCCCACGATGCAGTCTCCAGCTCCCGGCGGCGAACCCGCCGCGCAGCTTCCCGCTCCCGGTGGCGAGCCCACGCTGCAGTCTCCAGCTCCCGGCGGCGAGAAACGGAGTGTTCGACCTGCCCAGCCTGCAGCTCCCGGCGGCGGGGCACGGAGTCTTGGAGTGGCTGCAAGACCCGTTCCTGACGCAGCTGCGAAGCCCGTGGCAAGACCAGCATTGCATGTCCCCATATGCGCATCTGCTCTACTACTGA